Within Hydrogenispora ethanolica, the genomic segment GTACGCCCGGGTCGTCAAGATCCGCAGGGCGGGGTCGGCGAAAAGGGCCAGCCCCAAAACGACCCACCAGCCGGTGAAATTGTAATAGGCGTAGATGCGCCGCAGTCTTTGGCGACCGTCCGCTTCCCGGTAAATGGCAAATTTATACGGGGTGAAAATATTCTTGAACGGGTTCAGCAACAGCGGCTGGATCAGCATTCCGATCTTGTACCCCATGGAATAAACCCCGACCGCGCTCAGATTGACTAGATCTTTCATCAGGTACCGGTCCAGCAGCGTCAGCGCCCACCCGCCGATCTGGCCCGGCAGTAGCCCCAGTCCGTAGGCGAGCATCCTGGCCAAACCGGGCCGGTCGAGCACCGGCCGGAAATGCTTGATGTCCCCCAGCAGCAGCGCCCCCAGCACGGTGCCGGAGGCGACAGTCTGGGCTCTGACGGCGCCGGGGATTCCTCCATGGAGAAGGGTCAAGAAACAGAAGGTCAGAACCACCGCCAGCAACAGATTGGCCAGCGTCACCAGGCTGCTCCGCCAGGCCTGGTAGCGCATGGTCATGTCCGCGCTGTAAATGCTGATCAAGGAGGCCAGGAGTGCATTGACGGCGCTGAGCCCGATGAATTCCGGACCATGGGGATTGCTCCCGAACACCCTGGCGGAGAGCGGCCCGGCGGCCGCCAGAATGATCAGGATATTCAACACGCCCCAGAAGATGCCGAACGTCAAGGCGGTGTTCTTTAAGCGCTGGGGTTCGGCGCTCTCGTAATAAAAGCGCGAGTATCCCGAGAATATCCCCAAGCCGGTCAAGGCGGTGCAGATGCTCTGAAACGAGGTCACTAGGGTAAATTCCCCGAATTGGCCGGGGGTAAAGTTCCGGGTATAGATGGGAATCAGGAACAGGTTCAAGATCTGAACCAGCAGCGACGACCCCAGATATACCAAGCTTTTTTTGAACATGCCGCCCCAATTCTCCATGCCCTTCGCCGGTTTCCTTTCCTTGACGCTTCACCAGGAGCCTTTGCCGCCGATCAATACTCCAAAGGTTTTGCCAATGATCCGCAGGTCCAGTCCGAGCGATTGATGGCGGATATAGTACAGATCAAACCGCAGTTTTTCCGCAGGCGACAATTCATAGCCGCCATGGACCTGGGCCCAACCCGTCAAGCCGGGCTTCACCCGCAACCGTTCCTTGAAACCGGCTACCTCCCGGCTGAACGATACAATCAGCGCCGGTCTTTCCGGCCGGGGACCGACGATACTCATCTCCCCCCGTAACACATTGATTAATTGCGGAAGCTCATCGATCTTGGTTTTCCGGATGAACCGTCCCACCCGGGTGGCGCGGACGTCATCCTTCACCGCCCACTGTTGGCCGTTGCTCTCGGCTCGCACCACCATCGAGCGCAGCTTCAAGATGATAAAGGGCTTGCCATCCAGGCCGGCGCGCACTTGCTTATAGAATACCGGCCCTTTGGATTCGAGGCGGATCAGCGCCCCGAAAAATAGCAGCAGCGGGGCTCCCAATGCCAGTCCGACGAGGGACAACCCCACATCCAGCAGCCGTTTGATTCTCGGGTACCAAACCCGGCCATCGCCCATTCGCTGGGATAATGCCGGGGATAAGGCAACCTCTTTCACTTGCGAAACCTCCCCCGGCGGGTTTCCCTCCCCCGAGCCCGCAATGTCATCAAGCGATGATTACATATCTTGGAATTTGGTTTCAACGGTGCCTACACTGTAGACGATATGCGGGCCAACCGGGGCATGAATGCCCCGGCTACAAGATGGAAGTCCGAGTCAGGACGGCTAAAGGCAAGCGGCCAGGGATGGCAGTACGCGCAGCCCCTTCCGTGGCTAATTTTCAGCAGAATATTGCATCCCGTTTTTAGGGCCTTTCAAGGTCCTTTCGCCTTGTAGCCGGGTGATTTATCGCCCGGTCGGCGTTCAATTTCGTCAGCTAAATTTTCCCACAATAGCTTGATGACATTGCCCCGAGCCCGACGGGCGCCCACCCAAAACTTGCCGGAGACCGGAATCCTTGTCCCCGGTACGTTATACATATTCGAATTGGCTTTTTGTTATGTCATTGATTTTTCCGATTCACAAACGGGAATACGGATCGAGTCATTGCGTGGGGAAACAGGGGCGGCGCGGATTTGGGAATCAAAAAAATAAAAAGGCTGCGGTTTCCCGCAACCTTCGATGCCTCCAGCGAATGGCATGTTTTGAAAATCTTCTATTGTGGTCCCACCGGATCGCTGATCGTCACAAAGCGCCCGTCGTCAGCGCCGGTATACATTGGCCAGCCAGGCCCGGGTGTCCACCGCCGGAGCGGCGGCATCGTTCTTGTATTGCTGATACTTGCTGCCGCGCGATATCAAAACCTCATTGCCGATCGGGCTGTTCAAGACCTGTTTCAACTTGCCGAGCACCTCGTCGTAGTTGAAGAAGCGGCAGGAAAAAAGGTCGAAATAGGCCCGTTTGGATTCGGCGAAGTAATGCAGGCTGATATGGCTCTCCGCGATCATGGTCAGCACCGAGGTCACCTGTTCCGATCCGGCCCGGTTCTTGACCATGTAAGGCCGGATGATCGGCGTCATCCCGATCTGAAACGGCATCGTATCGAAGAGCTGGAACAGATCGTCCATGCTCCGCGGGCCGTTATATTCCTGAATATCCAGGAAAACGTGGGGACCGAAATCCAAGGCTTCATGGATCTCGATCGGCGACGGATAACTCTCTTTCCTGCCCCGCTCCAATTGATAAGTGGAGACTTTCTCCGCCGGGAAGGCGTTGCGCAGCAACCGTTCCAGTTCGACGGCGTCGAATGGTTCCGGCGAAAGCAGGTCGACGAAGTAAGTCTCCCGGAAAGAGAAGGTATGAATCGTAAAATGGCCGCCCGCCAGAAAAACAAAGGCGCTAATTCCGCAATCCTCCGGCACCACGCCATTGTAATAGGGCAGGATCATCGGGGGCATCACCGTCTTCATCCCCAATTTCTGAGGAATCTCCTCCAGCGCCTCGTATACCAGCAACATATCATCCAAACGGGAGCGATACCCGCGAAATGCATCCATCACAAAATGATACATCCGAACCCCTCCTTCAGCGTTTTATTTCTCGTCCCAAGCAACCGGCCGTGAATGCCGGAGACTGGACTTTTTCATCTTATTGATCCATCCCTGAAAATATGCAACCCACCGGTTCCGATGGTTGCCAGGCTGATACAAATAGAAAACAAATTACATTATATACTATGGCCGCCGAGCGTCAATACTTTTTTCGCTGGAAACGGCTTCAGTAAAATAGCGTCGGGACCCGGCGCGCTCCGGCCCGGGAAACCGGACCGGTAAAAAAGGAGTTGCAACGGATCAGGGAAGCCAGTACAATGGAAGAGGGAAAAATTACCGTTAATGGGGAAAAGTGAGGTATCCCATGCAAATCTGCACCGGTTGCAATACGAGTAATCTCAATACCGCGGTCCGCTGTGAAAAATGCGGCGGAGAGTTGATCCCCGTCGTACCCCAGGAGACATTGCCAATGAGCCGGCCCGCCACCCACCAGGAAATGGTCGAAGTAATGGGCCAAATTCAGGCTCAACATATCGGACTGGCCACGGTTTTTTCATTTCTCATCCCCGGCCTGGGACAGATCTTCAAAGGTGAATTGGGCAAGGGCGTTATCATCATGATCGCCATGGTGGTGGGGCTCATTCTCGTCGGCGCATTCACCGCCGATCTGCCGGGTGGCCGGTGGATCGTTGCAATCGCCTACTTCATCGCCTGGATCTTCAATATTGTCGATGCCCGGTCTTGACGGAACGCGCCCCCGCGAAAAACATATCCTGCTCCGTTGCTCCGTGCAACAACTCCGGGAATGCTTTTCGGTGTAGTTTGTTTTGCCCCGGTTTACCCTCGTGACGCTCCGGGTTCCCGGGCGCAAAAAGGTCGGCCCTGCCCCTCGGCTCCGCTTCCGGGTCGTTTCCCCCGGATCCATTTTTTAACTTGAATTCTTGGGAATTCATGATATGATAAATACAATGCCTAAACTAAGGTTCGTATGGTTCGCAAGTTCAAATCCGGAAATTGCCTCCTATATAAGCCCGAGGGAAGGTAAAACAGCCTACCAGGCTTAAAACGGAGGTCTTTTATGTTTCAAGACAAAACCTTATCCTGCAAAGATTGCGGGAACGACTTCACCTTTACTGCCAGCGAGCAAGAGTTCTTCGCAGAGAAAGGGTTCACCAATGAGCCCGGTCGTTGCCCCGCCTGCCGGGCCGCCCGGAAGGAACAGTCCGGCCGCGGCCGCAATCAGGGCCGTTCGGACCGGCAAATGTACACCGCGGTCTGCCACGCTTGCGGCAAGCCGGCCACGGTTCCCTTTCAACCCAGCGGTGACAAACCGGTATATTGCCGCGATTGTTTCCAACCTCGCCGTTCGTATTAGAATAACCGCAGGACCGGAATCCCTTGCCATCTTTGCCGCGTTGCCGGAGCAACGCGGCAGAATTGCTATCGTGGCGGGGGATTTGTCTTATTCCGGGGTTGGCGCGGATGGGGGCGGCCCGGCCGCCCGAAAATAACCAAAACAGGACGCTCCCTCCCAAAAAAATGAACGGTGCCGCTCCGGCGCGCCGTCCGATCTGAATTCAATGCGTAAAGGAACGATCCATGAACAATCTCATTTTTTCCGAGTTAAACCTATCCAAAGAGACGCTGAAGGCCATCGCCGAGATGGGCTTCGAAGAAGCGACCCCCATTCAGTCCCAGGCGATTCCGCCGGCGCTGGAGGGGAAGGACCTCATCGGCCAGGCCCAGACCGGCACCGGCAAGACCTGCGCCTTCGGCATTCCGGCCATTGAGCGGATCATCCCGCAGTTGCGGGCGGTGCAAGTCCTGATCCTCTGCCCCACCCGGGAATTGGCCATCCAGACCGCCGAGGAGCTGAAGAATGTCGCCAAATACAAGCGGGGCCTGCACATCCTGCCGATCTACGGCGGCCAGTCCATGGAACGCCAGATCATGGCGCTGCGCAACAATCCGCAGCTTATCGTGGGCACGCCGGGCCGGGTCATGGACCACATGCGCCGCAACACCCTGAGGCTCTCCGGCCTGAAGATGCTGGTCCTGGACGAAGCGGACGAGATGCTGAACATGGGCTTCCGCGAGGATATCGACACCATCCTGGAGCAGGTGCCCCAGGAACGCCAGACCGTCCTCTTCTCGGCCACCATGCCGCGGCCGATCATGGAGCTGACCGCCAAATACCAGCGCGAGCCGGTCTTCATCAAAATCGCCCATAAGGAGCTGACCGTCCCCGGGGTGGAACAATTCTACCTGGAGGTCCGGGAAGCCCACCGGCTGGATGTGCTGACCCGGCTGATCGACGCCAACGGCATCCGCCTGGCCCTGGTCTTCTGCAATACCAAACGCCGCGTGGATGAGCTCGCCGCCAAGCTGGGGGCCAGCGGCTACGCCGCCGAGGCGCTGCACGGCGACATGAAACAGGCCCAGCGGGACAAGGTCATGGCCCGCTTCCGCGAAGGGACCATCGAGATCCTGATCGCCACCGACGTGGCCGCCCGGGGCATCGACGTCGACAACATCGAGGCGGTGTTCAACTATGACCTGCCCAGCGACGAAGAGTACTACGTGCACCGCATCGGCCGCACCGGCCGGGCCGGAAAGACCGGCAAGGCCTATACCTTCATCTTCGGCCGGGAGCTCTTCAAGCTCAAGGATATCCAGCGCTATACCCGCTCCACCGTGGCCTTCATGAAGCCACCCTCGCTGCTGGACGTGGAGGAGAGCAAGGTCGGCAACGTCATCGACCGGCTCAGGGAGACCATTCGCGCCGGCCAGCACACCAAGTATATCGCCTACATCGAGAAGCTGGCGGCGGAGGAGAACGCTTTCGAAGGGGAGCAGGAGAACGAGCTGGCGGATCTGACCACCCTGGATATCGCCGCCGCGCTGCTCAAGCTGGCGGTCAGCCCCAACAAGGCGGCCGCGGGCGAGGAAACGGCGCCGGCCCCGGATCCTTTCGACTCCCGGGCAGAGAGCGAGATGGTCCGGCTCTTCATCAATGCCGGCAGCCAGGACCGGATCCAGCCCCGCCATGTCATCGAGAGCATCGCCGGCAATACCAGCCTGCCCCGGAACCTGATCGGCGCCATCGACATCTGCGACAAGTTTACCTTTGTCGATGTGCCCCGGGCCTACGCCGACGAGGTGATGTCCTCGCTGAAGATGAACCGCCTCAACGGCCGGCGGATCAATATCGAGAAAGCCAACCGCCAGGCCTCCCGAAACCCCCGGGCCCGGTTCAACCGGGTCAAGACGCCCCGGCCCTGAGCGCCCCCCTGACCGCGGCCCGCTCCCGGCGACTACTGGCCCTTGCGGTAGTCGCCCGGGGTCCGGCCGGTGATCTTCTTAAAGACTTCATAAAAGAATTTCAAGTCCTTGATCCCCACCTGGGCCGCGATATCGATCACCTTCAGGTCGGTGGTCTGCAGCAGGTGGCAGGCCTCCTCGATCCGCAGCTTCTGGATGTAATCGCTGAAATTGAGCCCGCTCACTTCCTTGAAGAGTTTGCTGAAATAGTTTTTGCTGATGAAGGAACGGACCGCCAGGTCCTCCAGCTTGACCTGGGTATTGTAGTTGCCTTTCAGATAGTCGATGGCTTTGCCGATCATCTGGCGGTGCTGCGGCGAGGGGTTCCGGGCGCTCGAAAGCTCCATGGCCCGGAAGATCTTGATGATCAGCTCGATGAGGTAGGCCCGGATCAGATCGAGATAGCCCTTGCGCATCGCCTGGTACTCCTGGTACATCTTCCCGAACAGCTCTCCGACCTCGTGAAGCTCCACCCCCTGCAGGCTCAAGTCGGGAATGGGCGTATACTCCCGGGGAAAGAGCGACTTGAACAGGAACGACGAGGCCAGCGCCGAGAAATGGCTGCTGCCCAGGAGCGAGGCGTCGATAAACTTGGGCGTGAAAACGCAGTTGTAGACCACGGGGTTCTCGGCGCCCCGCCCCGGATCGGCGAAGAAGCCGTGCGGCACGTCGTCGTGGATCACAAACAGATCCCCTTTGCCGGTCCGGTACTGCTGGTCGCCGACGATATGAATGCCGCTGCCCGCGCTGACATAGGCGATCTCGATGAAATCGTGCCGGTGCAGCCGGTTGCAATACTCCTCCAGCTCGGTGGAGCGGTTGATATAGACTTCCTCGCCCGCCCGGAAAAGGGTCTTCCCCTCCAGCAGCGGATAATGGCCTTGCTTCATCCTGTCATCCTCGCTTGCGCCCGATATCGGAAAATCACCCAAAAACAGCATAACATCCTCCCGCGCCCCACCCGCCGGGCCGCGGTTATAATGAGAGGAGAGCCCTGGGGGCCGGCAACGCAGGGCAACTCACGACATTCATTGTATCAAGGGAGGCGGGTTTATCAGATGAACCATACGATTTTGGAAGCGAAAGTACGCGACGGCTACCAAACCGCCCGGGAGATCTATGCCGCATACGGGGTGGACACCGACCAGGTCCTGGACCAGCTGGCCGGGGTGCAGATCTCGCTCCATTGCTGGCAGGGCGATGATGTCGGCGGCTTTGAGGCCGGCGCCGGGGAACTCTCGGGCGGCGGGATCCTCGCCACCGGCAATTATCCGGGCAAAGCCCGCAACGGCGAAGAGCTGCGCCAGGACCTCGGCACGGCCCTGGGCCTGATCCCCGGGAAGCACCGGGTCAACCTCCATGCCAGCTATGCCGAGACCGGCGGCGATTTCGTCGAGCGCGACCAGCTGACCATCGACCTCTTCCAAAACTGGCTGGCCTGGGCCGAGGGACAGGGGATCGGGCTGGATTTCAACCCCACCTTCTTCTCCCATCCCAAGGCGGCCGCGGGCTTCACCCTGTCGAGCCGCGATCCCGCGATCCGTTCCTTTTGGATCCGCCACGCCCAGTGCTGCCGGGAGATCGCGGCCCGGATGGGCGCCAGGCTGGGGAGCCCCTGCGTCAATAATATTTGGGTCCCCGACGGCTCCAAGGACCTGCCCGCCGACAGGCTAGTCCACCGCCAGCTGCTCAAGGAGTCCCTGGATGAAATCCTGGCGGTCTCCTACGACCGGGCCCAACTGGTCGACGCGGTCGAGAGCAAGCTTTTCGGGATCGGCTCCGAGAGCTACGTGGTGGGCTCGCACGAATTCTACATGGGGTACGGCCTCAGCCGGCAGATCGCCATCTGCCTCGACATGGGCCATTTCCATCCCACCGAAAGCATCGCCGACAAGCTCTCGGCCCTCTTGCTCTTCGCTCCCCACCTGCTGCTCCATGTCAGCCGGGGCGTCCGCTGGGACAGCGACCACGTCGTGATCCTGAATGACGACCTGATCGCCCTGGCGCACGAGATCAAGCGCTGCGACGCCTGGAACCGGATCTCGCTGGCCCTGGATTTCTTCGACGCCAGCATCAACCGGATCAGCGCCTGGGTCATCGGCGCCCGCGCCACGCTCAAAGCGCTGCTCTACGCGATGCTGGAGCCGACCGACCGCCTGGCGGCGGAGGAGGCCCGGGGCAATCTCGGCAACCGCCTCGCCCTGCTGGAAGAGCTGAAGACCCTGCCCTTCGGGGCCGTCTGGCATCAATACTGCCTCACCCAAAACGTGCCCGTGGGAACCGCCTGGCTGGACCATGTCGCCGCCTACGAACGGGACGTCCTGGCCAAGCGCGGCCGCTGATCCAGGCCGCCTCGTGCCTCGTCCCGACGAGCGGGTGCCACTGCCTCCGAGCGGCGGCATTCCCTCCTCCGGGGCCGTCCGGCGGCCCTCAGCGGCGGTTCCGGCGCAGCTTCATGACGAAAAGGACCGCCCAGACCGCGATCAGGCCGAAGATGGCGTATTGCAGCGGCGTGATCCTGGCGAAGTCGAGCTTGGTGAACCAATACACCGCCACGGCCGCGAATAAAAGGTCCGCATAGTATTTTTTCATCATCCAACTCCCGTCCGCGGCGGTCGGTGCTTCCGGCCGCCGCTTTTCATTGCCCGCGGCCGGTCAGCCGTCCGCCTTGAACTCTTCCAGCAGCGCCCGGCGCATCGCGGCGACCGGGGCCGCGCAACCGGTCCAGATCGTAAAGCCGATCGCCCCCTGGTTGACTAGCATCCCCAGGCCGTCCAGGGCTTTGGCCCCCCGGGCGCGGACCTCCTTCAGGAATGCGGTGTCCGGCGGGTTGGGAATGGCGTCGCAGACGATCAGGCCCGGGCCGATGGTGTCGTAAACCAGCTCCGGCTTAGCCGCCACGTCGGGATAGAGCCCGATCGAGGTGGCGTTGATCAGCACGTCGGTGCCGGCGGGAACGGCATAGGGCGCGTCCCAGGCCGCCAGCTCCGCCCGGACGCCGGTATTGCGGTTCAACAGCTCGACCAGCTCCCGGCCCCGGCCGGCGCTGCGGTTGACGACGGTGATCCGCTCCGCTCCGGCCAGCGCCAGCTCCACGCCGATGGCGCGGGCCGCCCCGCCGGCTCCCAGGATCACCACCCGCTTGCCGGACGGGTCGGTCCCCGCCTCCTCCCGCAGCGATTGCAGGAAGCCCTTGCCGTCGGTATTGGCCCCGATCAGCCGGTCGCCCCGGCGGTAGACGGTGTTGACCGCGCCCATCAGGCGGGCGTCGTCCTCCACTTCATCCAGGTAGGCCAGGACCCTGACCTTATGCGGGATCGTCAGGTTGACGCCCCGCATATTGAAGGCGCGCATGCCCCGGATGGCCGCCTCCAGGTCCTCCGGTTTCACCTCGACGGTGAGATAACGAAAGTTCAATCCGGCCGCCCGGAATGCGGCTTCCTGCATCACCACGGTGGGATTCTCCGCCACCGGACAACCGAAAACCCCCACCAGCTCCGCCCGGTAATTCTGCTCCGCGGGCATGGACACCCCTCCTTAGCCAATGTTTCGTTGGGCGGCCGTCCGGCCTTCCGGCACGTCCGCTTTTCCTAACAATATTCGCAATCCGGTCGCAATCTCCTTTCGCGATTTGCGGCCGCCGGAACGCTCCTCGCCCCTTCCGAGGCCCGCCGCCGATCCGCCCGCGCCCCGGGAAGGGCTTCTGGAAGCTGCGGCGGATCCTCCGAAGCCTGCGGCGGACCTTCCGAAGGCCCCGGACCCTCCTCCCGAAGCTTTAGAAGGCCGGCGAAACGGTCCGGCGGTGCGGCCGGACGCTTTGCGGGAAGCGGCAGGATTGGAAGAGGTGGGGAAAAGTTCAAGGGGTGAGTTCTGTGGGCCCAAAACCCGACTCACCCCCCGAGCATCTCTCTGCCGTTATCCGCTTTAGGAATCCCGCGAGGCTTTCTCGTATTCCAGCGGGGTCATACCCTGGCTGTCTTTGAATACCTTGAAAAAGTAGTTGTAGTTTTGAAATCCGACGTCGCTTGCGATCTCTTTCACCCTCTTGCGGCCTTCGGCCATCAGCAGCTTGGCCTTTTCGATCCGGATCCAGTGCAAGTACTCGATGACGCCCTTGCCGCTGTCCTTCTTGAACTTGCGGCTGAGATAGGAGCTGTTGACCCCGGTATGACGGGCGATGGCGCCGAGGGAGAGCTCCTCCCGGTAGTGGCGGTAGATATAGGCGATGGCCTTCTGGGTGACCTCGTCGTACCCGGGGTTCAGGCAGAAGAGCTCCAGGAGGTCGATGAGCTTTTCATAGCCGGCCAGGAGCCAGTCGCGCATTTCTTGCAGGGTGTCAAACTTCTCCAGCTGGGCATAGGGGTCCTGGCCGTCGCCGTAGATCAGCGCGGTGTCGATGCCGGAGTCCCGGGCAATTTTGGTGATGATATTGACCAGGCTCACCAGGGCCAGCTTGATGGAGGTCGGGTTGGGCTGGTAGCGCTGGATGCGGCGGAAGATCTCCGCCACGCTTTGCCGCAGCGGGTCCCGCTCGTACCCCTTGATCAGCTCGAGAATGCGCTTCTCATCCTGGATCTCCAGGACCGGCAGATTCGGCTGGGCCGCTCCCACCGCCGGATCGTAAAAGATGCGGTCCTTCCCCTCGTAAAACTTCTGGCCCAGCAGCCGCCGGGCTTTCCGGTAATGGCCGCAGACTTCGGAGAGGCCGGGGCAGACTCCGTCCAGGCCGAAACAGGCGGTGATATTCAGATAGCGCTTGCTGGTGCTCCTCATCCGGTTGAGCGCCGTGAAGACCGCATTGTACATCTCCTGGGTGCTGTGCAGCTCCGCGAAGGAGAAGATGACCACGAACCGCCCCTCCTCCAGCAGCGAAATGAGGGCCCTGCCCATGTCCTGCAAGATCTCGGCGCTCATATCGGCGAAGGATTTCAAGAGGTTGTCGAGCTCTCCGGGGCTGAATTTCTCGCGCAGCAGCACATAATCGTCGATCTCCCCCGCCGCCACCACCAGGTTGCGCAGTCCCAGGTCGAGATGGAGCGCGGCGATCTGCCGCCGGGCCTCGTCCGGATCGGCCAGCCCTTCGCGGACCAGCCGCCCGATGAAGTTCTGGCGCAGCACGGCCCGGCCGGTCTGGAGCTGTTCGGCCAGGCGCCGCTGCTCGGCGTCGGCCCGCCGCTCGCGGCGGATGCTCTCCCCGACCGCGCGCAACAGCTGCAGCAGGCTCTCGGCGGTGACGGTGTGTTTCAGCAGGTAGTCGCAGGCTCCCCGCTTCAGGCTCTCCTTGACGTACTGGAAATCGTCGTAGGCGCTCAGGGCGATCACCTTGATCTGGGGATAGTGCTCCTGAACGTATTGGATGATCATCACCCCGTCGACGCCGGGCATATTCATGTCGGTGATGATCAGGTCCGGAAGCTCGGCCTCGATGACCCGGATCGCCTCGGCGCCGTTGGTCACGGCGTCGCACAGGTAAAAGCCTTCCTCCTCCCAGGGGATGAGCTTTTTCAAATGGGTGTGGACAAAGACGTCGTCGTCGATGAGCAGCGTTTTGAGCACCTGCTACGCCTCCTTGCCGTCGAGCGGCAGACTGACTTCGACCGTGGTGAAAAGGTTGGGGCAGCTCTCGATGCGCAAGCCGTAATCATTCCCGAAATAGAGCCGGATCCGTTCCTGGACGTTCTTGATGCCGATGGCGCAGAAATGATTCCCCGAGACATTCTCCTCCGAAAGCACCCGGGCGATCATCTCCTGGGTCATGCCGATCCCGTCGTCGGTGATGGTGAAGATCATCCGCTCCGCGAAACTGAAGCCCTTGACCTGAATGACCCCCGGGCCTTTCTTGGGCCCGATGCCGTGGATGATGGCATTCTCCAGGATCGGCTGGAGCAGGAATTTGGGCAGCTTGTGCTCGAGCAGGGCCGGCTCGATGGCCAAATCCACCTGGAACTTGTCGTAGTACCGGAACTCCTGCAGGTTCAGGTAATTGCGGAGATACTCCAGCTCGCGCCCGACGGTGATGAAATCGTCCTCCTTGCCCATGCTCACCTGGAGTAGCTGGATCAAGGAGGTCAGGAGGGATTCGATGTTCCCGGCCTTTTGGGCGTTGGCCATCAGCTTGGCCGTATTCAGCACGTTGGAGATGAAGTGGGGGTTGATCTGGGCCTGCAACGCTTTCAGCTCGGCGGTGCGTTTTTGGGCCTCGGTCTGCTGGATATCGGCCAGGAGGTTGCGGATCTCGGTGACCATCGCATTGAAATCCCGCGTCACCTCGGCGATCTCGTCCCGGTTCTCATCGGCCACGGCCACCCCGAGATTGCCCTTCTTCACCTCGGTCATGGCATGAATCAGCTTATTCAGCGGGCCGGAGATGCTCCGGGTAAAGATCACCGACAGCAGCACCGCCAGCAAAAAGCAGCCGATGCCCAGGAGCATGATGCCGTTGCGGATCCGGCCCGACTCGTAATTCAGATAGGAGTAGGGAATGGTGGTCACCACGTACCAGCCGGCGTTCTGAATGGGGGAAAACGCCACCAGATGCGGCTGCTCTCCGATTTTCAGGCTGAAGGTGTTCCGGCCCCGCCGCTCCGCGGCGTGCAACGCGGCGATTAAGGAGCGTTCGGGGTAGGGCTTTTTGAAAGGCAGGGCCGCGGTCCGGCTGGACACCACCGTGCCCCGGCCGTCCAGGATGAAGATCTCGCCGCCCCGCCCCATGTCGATATCCTGGTAGATCTGGGAGAAGAATTTCTCGTCGGTCCGGATCAGCACCGCGCCGATATACTCCCCTTCATACAGGCTCTTGATGGCCCTGCCCACCAGCAGCCCGTTCTCGAAGTCGATCACCCGGTTGACCAGATGGTCCTCATCCTGCCAGCCCAGGGCGCGCCAGACCGGAATGCCGTTCCGGGCCCGGATCTCCGTCAAAAAACGCTCCTGGTATCCGGCTTTCAAATTCAATTTGTAGTTTTCGTCGCCGTAGGCGATGATCTTGCCGCCCCGGGGGGTGAAGAGGAGCACGTCCGAGATATCGTGCAAAAAGGAGAACTTATTCACCATCATGGTGCGCATGCTGTACTTGGCGTCCAGCACCTGCCAGTCGCTGAGGGTGTCGAAATGGATCAGCGTGTGCTGGACGATCTCCGAGAACCCCACGTCGATGGTATCGTTCTCCATCCGGTTCATCTGGACCCTGATATTCTGGCACACCTGGTTGACGACCTGGATCGAATAGGTGTTGATCTTGTTGCGAATCGCCATGCTCGACTGGCGGAAGGAGTAGAGCCCGGTAATGACCATGGGCAACAGCGAAAGCAGCAAAAACA encodes:
- a CDS encoding lipopolysaccharide biosynthesis protein — protein: MFKKSLVYLGSSLLVQILNLFLIPIYTRNFTPGQFGEFTLVTSFQSICTALTGLGIFSGYSRFYYESAEPQRLKNTALTFGIFWGVLNILIILAAAGPLSARVFGSNPHGPEFIGLSAVNALLASLISIYSADMTMRYQAWRSSLVTLANLLLAVVLTFCFLTLLHGGIPGAVRAQTVASGTVLGALLLGDIKHFRPVLDRPGLARMLAYGLGLLPGQIGGWALTLLDRYLMKDLVNLSAVGVYSMGYKIGMLIQPLLLNPFKNIFTPYKFAIYREADGRQRLRRIYAYYNFTGWWVVLGLALFADPALRILTTRAYLAAFTVVPLIATGYFLWSLAEFYSLGLHVANRTMLDSLIVIGGALLNIGLNLLFIPRWGMHGAAAAALGAYLGMSGTYFWAGQRYYRIGIRFWEPAKYCALATVIYLGYRYAKMSCGGLGPELLWGAGLWLSYGWAGYWLGLVPAEATRVLREQLWRGRRHCGQMGHKVLGWLGVSGK
- a CDS encoding sugar transferase, producing MKEVALSPALSQRMGDGRVWYPRIKRLLDVGLSLVGLALGAPLLLFFGALIRLESKGPVFYKQVRAGLDGKPFIILKLRSMVVRAESNGQQWAVKDDVRATRVGRFIRKTKIDELPQLINVLRGEMSIVGPRPERPALIVSFSREVAGFKERLRVKPGLTGWAQVHGGYELSPAEKLRFDLYYIRHQSLGLDLRIIGKTFGVLIGGKGSW
- a CDS encoding S-adenosylmethionine decarboxylase — translated: MYHFVMDAFRGYRSRLDDMLLVYEALEEIPQKLGMKTVMPPMILPYYNGVVPEDCGISAFVFLAGGHFTIHTFSFRETYFVDLLSPEPFDAVELERLLRNAFPAEKVSTYQLERGRKESYPSPIEIHEALDFGPHVFLDIQEYNGPRSMDDLFQLFDTMPFQIGMTPIIRPYMVKNRAGSEQVTSVLTMIAESHISLHYFAESKRAYFDLFSCRFFNYDEVLGKLKQVLNSPIGNEVLISRGSKYQQYKNDAAAPAVDTRAWLANVYRR
- a CDS encoding zinc-ribbon domain containing protein, producing MFQDKTLSCKDCGNDFTFTASEQEFFAEKGFTNEPGRCPACRAARKEQSGRGRNQGRSDRQMYTAVCHACGKPATVPFQPSGDKPVYCRDCFQPRRSY
- a CDS encoding DEAD/DEAH box helicase; protein product: MNNLIFSELNLSKETLKAIAEMGFEEATPIQSQAIPPALEGKDLIGQAQTGTGKTCAFGIPAIERIIPQLRAVQVLILCPTRELAIQTAEELKNVAKYKRGLHILPIYGGQSMERQIMALRNNPQLIVGTPGRVMDHMRRNTLRLSGLKMLVLDEADEMLNMGFREDIDTILEQVPQERQTVLFSATMPRPIMELTAKYQREPVFIKIAHKELTVPGVEQFYLEVREAHRLDVLTRLIDANGIRLALVFCNTKRRVDELAAKLGASGYAAEALHGDMKQAQRDKVMARFREGTIEILIATDVAARGIDVDNIEAVFNYDLPSDEEYYVHRIGRTGRAGKTGKAYTFIFGRELFKLKDIQRYTRSTVAFMKPPSLLDVEESKVGNVIDRLRETIRAGQHTKYIAYIEKLAAEENAFEGEQENELADLTTLDIAAALLKLAVSPNKAAAGEETAPAPDPFDSRAESEMVRLFINAGSQDRIQPRHVIESIAGNTSLPRNLIGAIDICDKFTFVDVPRAYADEVMSSLKMNRLNGRRINIEKANRQASRNPRARFNRVKTPRP
- a CDS encoding helix-turn-helix domain-containing protein, with translation MKQGHYPLLEGKTLFRAGEEVYINRSTELEEYCNRLHRHDFIEIAYVSAGSGIHIVGDQQYRTGKGDLFVIHDDVPHGFFADPGRGAENPVVYNCVFTPKFIDASLLGSSHFSALASSFLFKSLFPREYTPIPDLSLQGVELHEVGELFGKMYQEYQAMRKGYLDLIRAYLIELIIKIFRAMELSSARNPSPQHRQMIGKAIDYLKGNYNTQVKLEDLAVRSFISKNYFSKLFKEVSGLNFSDYIQKLRIEEACHLLQTTDLKVIDIAAQVGIKDLKFFYEVFKKITGRTPGDYRKGQ